In bacterium, the genomic window GGCGATTGAAACAGTCCAGCACGAGATCGCTCATCACTTCGGGATTTCTGACGAAAGATTAAGAGAACTGAAGTAGTAGTTATCGTCTAATTTTAATCAAGCAAGGGTCTTCCAAATCGCTGTAAGTAGTGGCATACATCCCAAAGATGAAGTCAGAAATTAAATATTTGTGTTCTCCTCCCCTTTTATCCCAAAGGGGGTCGTTGACGTAGATATGTGTTTCGTCTATTCCAGTGACTACGTTAAAATGAAAATTGAATCTTGGTTTTTCTGAAGTGAGAAACTGGGAAGTTAGAAGTGCAATTGGCGGTTGAGCCTTTTCCAATTCTGCTCGTATATCTTCGACTGTGGGGACTCGAACGGTGACTTTCCCACCCTCTTCGAGAAATTTGAGGGTAAATTTTAGCGAGGCTTTCTCTTGTCTTTTCTTCTTCTTTAAAAGCATCTCTTCTAATCTTTTGCGTATTTGATCTTTACTCAGATCAACATCTTTTAGAGTGTAAAGAGCGGGGTTGAAAGTAACCATTTCGACCTTAAAACCAAGCTTAATTAAATGAGAGCCAAGTTGAGCGCAATAAGTACCGTTTTTGAAAACTCGAATGGACCTTTTTAAATCTGAAAAAGTGGTTGGCAATTTATAGTATCTAGTCAGCATATTTAGTACTGCTAGACCACAATCTTCAGAACCCTTTTCTTGTCGAACCAGAGGGACATTAAATTTCATAAAATGATTGTAACACTAAAGGGAAATAGGTTCAGAAGTGGAAAAATTTTTGACTGATTATAAAGACAATAACACAAAAAATTACCGGCAAACAAGCGGTTGATTTTTCCAATTCCCCACCGGGATAATCAAGCTAGAAAGTCGCACGTTACCAACCCGTAACGTTCTGTACCCATTTAAGGAGGGAGTATGGGTAACTCTGGCATAGCCGCGGCGAAAAGGAAAGCCTCGTCATTAAACTTGGCCGAGCTTCTTGACGATGGTAACTACGAATACAATTTCCAACCCAGTAGCCTGGAGTTGTCGAACATCAATGTCCTGGCCCAGCCGAGGAAGACTTTCGAGAACATTGCGCTTCTGGCTGAGGACCTCGCTGCTCACCAGCTACTTCACCCGGTGATTGTAGCTGAATTCGACCGAGGCTATTGCGAACGCTACTTGTCTGCAATCAACGATATTTGGCACTCTGACTACGACATAGACCAATTGACTAGTACCCAGACAGCAGAGGGGGAACGTTACTACGTCTTGGTTGCTGGCGAACGGCGTTATCGAGCCTTCAGCTACCTTTGGTTTGAGGGCTGTATGGTTTGTCGTGAAAAAGGGCGAATCACACCAGGCAAGTGCTTTAGGAAGCACTTTCGGACTGGAAAAATTGAAGTCAGGCTCGCCCGAAACATTCCTCCGCTACAGGCACTCTATCGGCAACTAGCCGAGAACACGCACGAGAGAGTAGCACCGCATGAGGAGGCGATCGCCATAGGTGAGACCTATGCCCTACTCAAGCAGAGGATGCCGGAGATAAGTCCTTCTGCTTTGGCCCGTGAGATTGGTATGGGTGTAGGTAAGGTCAGCGCTGCAGTTGCCTACTTTGCTCTGCCGGAATCGATCAAGATTGCGACAGCAGCCGGAACGATTTCCTACGGGATCGCCTTGCAGCTGGCAAGACTCAACGAAGACGGTGAATCAGAAGACTCTCTACACCGTTGGGCGACTCATGCCATCGTGAATGGCGTTCATCGACGGGTTGTTGACTTCAGAGATCTAGTCGATGCCTACCTGCTGAACAAACACTCTGGGCAAGTAGGTCTGTTCGACGAGGAGACTGAAGAGCAGACCAAACGACAACGAAATTACCGTCAAGTGGTGGCGCGAAATTTCGTTGCTAGTTATCACTTGGTCATCCAATACTTCACCACTGTTGAGGATCGGTTTGACGATGGGACATTGGGGGCTGCCGACTCCCCTTTCTCGATCAGCAGTCCTATCAAGGCGATTCGTAAAGCGCTCAACCACTTCGAGAGGGTGCTTTTGCATCTCAAGCGTTATCTTCCTGCGAA contains:
- a CDS encoding peptidase C39 family protein is translated as MKFNVPLVRQEKGSEDCGLAVLNMLTRYYKLPTTFSDLKRSIRVFKNGTYCAQLGSHLIKLGFKVEMVTFNPALYTLKDVDLSKDQIRKRLEEMLLKKKKRQEKASLKFTLKFLEEGGKVTVRVPTVEDIRAELEKAQPPIALLTSQFLTSEKPRFNFHFNVVTGIDETHIYVNDPLWDKRGGEHKYLISDFIFGMYATTYSDLEDPCLIKIRR